In one Lolium rigidum isolate FL_2022 chromosome 3, APGP_CSIRO_Lrig_0.1, whole genome shotgun sequence genomic region, the following are encoded:
- the LOC124699495 gene encoding cyclin-D5-1-like, producing the protein MEAEDYAAGCCFSLMCQEDGADLGDSFASDDGANLLLMYSGTEESENDEEEYMDHLVSKESSLCSSPESSLSCSSADESSPSMASADWFQCARRSTVKWILETRGHFGFCHRTAYVAIGYFDRFSRRRCVDRSVMPWAARLLAIACVSLAAKMDEYQSPALSEFSADGDYEFCCDSIRRMELLVLSTLDWRMGAVTPFDYLPCLSSRLRRGSGGGGGGLVAAKAAALIFSAAEVASVLDYRPSTVAVAAVLAAAHGVLTRETLESKMRSLSPSCLLDKEDVFVCYTMMLTEPPSTPTNKTAKRSAPDPIDAAAASFSVAAAMNNNKRVRLDLPGTLHR; encoded by the exons ATGGAAGCAGAGGACTACGCCGCCGGCTGCTGCTTCTCCCTCATGTGCCAAGAGGACGGCGCCGACCTCGGCGACAGCTTCGCCAGCGACGACGGGGCTAACCTGCTCCTAATGTACAGTGGCACCGAGGAGAGCGAgaacgacgaggaggagtacATGGACCACCTGGTGTCCAAGGAGAGCAGCCTCTGCTCCTCGCCGGAGTCCTCCCTGTCGTGCTCCTCCGCCGACGAGTCGTCGCCGTCCATGGCCTCCGCGGACTGGTTCCAGTGCGCGCGCCGCTCCACCGTTAAGTGGATCCTTGAG ACGCGGGGGCACTTCGGGTTCTGCCACCGCACGGCGTACGTGGCGATTGGCTACTTCGACCGCTTCTCCCGCCGGCGATGTGTCGAC AGGTCGGTGATGCCGTGGGCGGCGCGGCTGCTGGCCATAGCGTGCGTGTCGCTGGCGGCCAAGATGGACGAGTACCAGTCGCCGGCGCTGTCGGAGTTCAGCGCCGACGGCGACTACGAGTTCTGCTGCGACTCCATCCGCCGCATGGAGCTGCTCGTGCTCTCCACGCTCGACTGGCGGATGGGCGCGGTCACGCCCTTCGACTACCTCCCCTGCCTCTCCTCCAGGCTCCgtagaggcagcggcggcggtggcggcgggcttgTCGCCGCCAAGGCCGCCGCCCTCATCTTCTCCGCCGCAGAAG TGGCGAGCGTGCTGGACTACCGGCCGTCCACcgtggccgtcgccgccgtcttgGCAGCAGCCCACGGCGTGCTCACGAGAGAGACACTGGAATCCAAGATGCGCAGCCTCTCCCCTTCTTGCCTCCTCGACAAG GAGGATGTATTTGTCTGCTACACCATGATGCTGACCGAGCCGCCGTCGACGCCGACGAACAAGACGGCCAAGAGATCGGCGCCCGACCcgatcgacgccgccgccgcctccttctccgTCGCGGCGGCGATGAACAACAATAAGAGAGTGAGGCTAGACCTGCCGGGCACCCTCCACCGGTGA